The Acidobacteriota bacterium DNA segment GTTATAAGCCCCGCGCCCGACGCGCCCGATGCCGTCAATCACCACCATTGCCAGAACCAGAAGCCCGGTGAGCCAGTGCGGCAGAAAACTGCCAAAGGCAAACGCCACAGCAAGCAGCGACCAGAAGATGCCGCTGGCGATACGGTGTTGATTGGCGCGGTCGCGAAAGCTCATCGCGGCAAAGACCGCAAGCACCAAGCCCGTGATGACATACACGGTGTCGAGATTGAGTAACGCATTGACGACGGAAACAAAAGCGATGTGAGTCATTGAAATACCTTTGAATAGTTATCAGCGGCAGTCTCTGACCGCCTTTTCAACGAGAGTGTTTTTATTGAGAAAAATATTTTGTTGAGCAGGCGGCGTTGACCGCGTCATTCGCACAAATAGCGATGAACCATTCATTCTTTCAAACGCCTGTCGAGCCAGCGGAATTGAATCACTGCCAGAATCACAGAAAAAATCACAATCGGCGTGGTGAATAAAATCATTCGCCAGAGACTCAGTTCATATCCGAGTCCTTTCATCACCCCGTACACCAGCAAAATTCCCGCTTGCACGAACGAAAGATTCTGCCCGTAAAAATTGCCGTAATTTTCGCTCGCCGCATTTGCCGCTTTGATAGTTTCGATTTTGTCTTCTGCGACTTCTTCTCCGCTTTTTGCTTCGGCAGCGCCCACCGACATCGGAAAAATCAACGGGCGCACGAACGACGCATGACCGTTTAAACGAAGCCCCATCAATCCATGCAAGATGCGAAAGAGTTGATAAGTAATCGCCAACCGCCCAACCGTCGCCGTTTTGATTTTGCGAATCCAGTTGGCGGATTGTTCCTGCAACCCGTAACGCTCCGCAAGTCCGATTGCCGGAAGCGTGATGATGAAAAGCGTCATCAGACGACTGTCGCTAAAGGCGCGACCGAGCATATTGATAATGCCTTCCTGTCCGGGCTTGGTGAAATACGGCAAGCTTTGAAAAAAACCTGCGCTTGAAAACAAGGGCAACCCGGCAATCAAACCGGTAACGAGCGCCGCCACCATCACCACAATCGTGGTGCGCAGTTTGAAAGCGAATCCCAGAATGACCATGACAATGCCGATTAACTTGAACCATTCGGGCAAGGTCTGTTTCCTCCTTTGCAGAATTGGGCGAGTATCTTAATGCGTCGATGTTCGGCGCGCAAAACCGCTGACAAAATATTTTTCGATTCCCGGTGATGAATAAACGATTCGGAATCTTTAACCGGGCAAGCCCTCGGTTCTAGGTAAGAATCTACTGACAGTGTAGATTTTCGTATCAATTCGACTAGCCCGTTCGCCCTCTATGGGTGGGCATTTCATTTTTTTTATTTCATCGCGACGGCTTGAAAAAAAGCGTTGCGCTGCTCAGTAAAAAAAATGGCGATAAGCTTATCCAAACAGGTCATTCATAAGCCGATTTGACCGGCTTTCATTCATCATTAAAAGACCATGCTTTTCGCTTAAAATGCCGCGAAAGCGAACCTGACAATTTATGGCACCGGTCTTGCTCTCTTTAAAAACCAGCAATTCACTTTGCTATGTATGTGGGAAGTTTAAGCACAAAGGTGTCAAGCTTGAAGAATCATTCATCGTACCCCCTGACACCCGTTTGATTCACACCTCACGCAAAAGTTCAGCAAAAATCGGGAGTAAAACCTAAGATGACGCCAGACGTGTATCTTGCAGCTAAAGGTCGTCCGCTTGGTGAGCGGGGGTTTTCGATGATCGAATTGATGGTCGTCGTCAGCATTATCATTATCTTAACGACAGCCGCGGTCATCGGTTTCAGGGGGAATAAACGCGCTTATGCCGCCGAAGATGAAGCGCAGAAAATTTTAAGTTTTTTTCGCGAAGCTCATCAACGCGCGTTGGCGCAACGCCAGGCTCAGCGCATCACCATTGACCGCGCCAACAATCTCATACGCCTCGCGGATATGGGTATGTTGCCGGGCGGTGATGAAGTAATTATCAATCGCGGCGTTTTAAATGCCGAAGTCACACTGGAGAGACCAACGGTTGGCGGCAATCCTTTGACCTTGCCGAATGCGCCGTACAATTACCCATCGGCAAATTTTGATATTAACGGCACGCTCGATATTTATTTTCTCGCCGATGGTTCAGTGACCAATACCGCAGGCTATGCGTCATCATCGCCTGCGCCTATCAGCTTCACACTGTTTTTTTCGCCAACCCCGGGCACCGCTCCATCGCCCGAACAACCGACGGGCAATTTGATTCGCGCAGTGACATTGTTTGGCCCAACCGCATCCGCCAAGGTTTGGCGATTTGATACCAACCGATTTATCTGGGAGGTCAACTAATGAATCAACCAACCGATGCAATAACCGGCAAGCGCGCGAAAGAATCCGGCTTTTCCTATCTCGATGTTTTAATTGCCGTGGCGATTTTACTGATTGGCATTCTCGGACTGGTTTCGGCGATGACCAGAGCCATCGCGCAGACGACGATGAGTCAAGAGATGCTTTCGGCAAAACAACTCGCCACCTCGACCGTCGAAGCGATTTTTACGGCGCGCGATTTGGAAACTCTGGGTTGGGATGCCATCGGCAATACCGGCAGCATGTCAGTTCCCGCAGGGGTGTTCCTGACCGGCGAACAACTGATTTATCCCACACCCGGTCGGGATGGCGTTGTCGGAACCGCAGATGACGCCAACGGCTCCGACGGCATTGCCGGTAACGCAGACGATAGCGAACCGGTCAGCGGGTATAAGCGCACCATCACGATTACCGACAAACCCGACCCCAATCGCCCCACTGCGCCCATCACCTTGCGCGAAATTCAGGTAGAGATTTCTTACTGGGTCGGCACGCGACAACGCAGCGAAACCTTTACCAGCTACATTGCCAATTATCGAACTTCGGATGAATAGATTGGAGAGGTGAATGATGCAACACCCATTACCCATCAGAAAAATTTTTCATCAATGCCATCGCGGAACCAACAAATTGCAAACCGGGTTTTCAGTTATTGAACTGCTCGTTGGTCTGGTGATTTTCGCCATCGTCTTAGGCGCGGTTTTCGGATTGCTCGAAGTCGGGCGTTCCGGGCGACTCAATACCAATATGCGCGCCGAAGCTTTGCAAAACGCCCGCATCGCCCTCAACACCGTGGGGCGCGATATTATCAACTCGGGTGTCGGCTATCCGAATGTCGGCGCGCTCGTACCTGATAATGAAGTTGCCACGTTGTTTGGCGGCACAGCCGATGCGGATACGACTCTGGATTTCGTCACCCCGATTTATGCGCGCGACAACACCGGTTCGGTTAATGGCACCGCTACAGACCAGATTACCATCGCTTTCATTGATGATGCGTTCAATAACAGCATCTCGATTCCGATTAACGGCATTGCCAGTGACGGGTCGCAATTAACCATTCAAACCTCAGGCGGCTACAGCAACGCGCCCTGTCAGGTCGGCGATATTTATTTGATTGGCGGGCAGACCAGCGCCGCTGCGCTCGGCATGCTCACCGGTAAAGCCGGCACCGATAGATTGAACTTCCAGAGCGGCGCTGCCGACCCGCTCAACCTCAATCAGCCTGGCGCGGGAAGCGCCATTAAACAGATTGCCCTGCCCGGCAGCCTGCAACGCATCACGCTGGCGAAGTATTACGTCGTCGATGAAGACGGCACAGGCAGCAACACCGGCACTTTGATGCGCGATGTTTATGGCGGCGCGACCGGCTGGACGGCGCAACCTCTGGCTTTCGGGGTAGAAAATTTTCAGGTGCAATACATTATGAAAGACGGCACGGTTGCCGATGCGCCCGCCAGTGACCAGATGGTTAATATCCGCCAGGTGCGAGTTTCGATAACGGTTCGCAGTCCTGATATTGACCCGAAAACCAATCAACCGTTCAGAACCTCGCTTACCGCAACCTACAGCGCGCGCAATCTCGATTACGAAAAATTTTAATCCGTTTTTTAACGCCAAAGGGAGATGAAGCAATGAATCAGCATCGGCAAAATCATTCAGGGGATTCTCAATCAAGCAATCAACAGCAACGCGGCACCGCGACGCTCACGGCGGTGTTGATTATGGGGTTGCTGGCAATTTTCGTCGCCGCGAGTTTATCAAAAGTGACGACCGAAGCCCTGGTGATGGGCAATGATTATTCACACACCCAGGCTTTCTATGCTTCGCAGGCAAGTCTGGAATTGATGTCGCGAGATTTCAATAACATCTTCGATGTGCAACTGCGACCCACGGCTGCCGACATCACGCGCATTGAAAATAACCAACCCGACATTGCCGGTTTCACCTTCATTCAGGACGTAACGCAAGACGCCGCATCGACGCCCAAGCCAATTGATGACGGGCCGTTTTCCGGGCTGATTTCGATTCGCACGCCCTGGCGATTGACCTCGGTTGCAACCTATGCGGGCGGCGCGCAGGCGCAACTCACGCGGACTTTTTTCAACCATCAGATACCGCTGTTTCAATTCGGCATTTTTTATAACGATGATATGGAACTCCATCCCGGGCCGGTCTTTAATTTCGGCGGGCGCGTCCATTCCAACCGCCATATTTTTATGATGTCGGGCAATAATCTCTATTTCAATTCACGAGTGACCGCAGCAGGCGAAATCATTCGCGATACCTCGCGCATGGGGGCGCGCACCGGTGACCCCGGTTGGAGTTGGAACGGCAATGTCTATGTCGCAGATGCCGCGGGCGTCAATCAACTGGTGACGGTTGGCAGCGTGAAAAAAGCTTCGGGCGTACAGGCTGGGGATGCCGATATGCCGAACTGGACGCCCAACACCACCTGGTCTTCGGATTCGGCAAAATTTAACGGCAATCTGTTGGCGCATCAAAAACTGTTGAAATTGCCTTTGCAAATCGGCACCAATAACGACCCCATAGAATTGGTCAAACGCGGCAAGGACACAGACAACACGGTACTCAGAGATTCGCGTTTTTATAACAAACCCTGCATCCGCGTCACCCTGAGCGACAGCCAATCGCGTTTGCCGGGTGGCACGGGCGGCGTGAGACTCGATGGCGCGGGCAATGGCGCGGGCGGCGCAAGCGGCAGTCGCACCAGCAGCGGTGACGGGACGCGCGGCTATGAACCTGTAGCGATGAGTGATGGCTATCAGGCAAAGCGCGTCAACGGTAATCGGCTTTATACAGGCGCAAGTTATACATCGGGCGGTATGCCTGCCACCCGCGAAACCTGGATTAAAATCGAAGTGGTCACCGTTGACCCTTCCACTTACAATCCGATTGCCGTCGATGCGACCGCAGATTTTCTGAGCCTCGGCATCACCCATAAGAATCCAAGCGGACTCAATATCGGTGACGCGCGCGCCATCTTCAAATTGCAACGCTATGAAATCACCGGGCCACCGATTAAAGTTCCGGCGGGCAACATCAATGGCGGCAGCAACACCAGCACCACCGCCGCCTATACCAATTTAAGCGACCCGCGCGATTTCAGTTCGCGTCCGGCTTACACCTACAGCAGCAGTATGAATTTCGTCGCCACCAGTCAATTGGATACTGCGCCTTCTCCATACATCTGGCGCGTCAGTAACGCCGCCGCATCGGCAACCGAAGGCACTGCGCAAAGCGCAACCTATGCAACCGCCGCGACCTCATTTGAACAGACCGTAACCGTGGGCAGCACCACTTATCGCGTCGTTCCCTTCCCGATAAAGATGTATAGTTCACGCGAAGGGCTTTATAGCGAAGACCTGCCATCAGGCAGTTCAGGCTCGCCCGGCAATGCCGGTTCACCAACCTGGTGGTATTACTATACCGGCACCTCGCCCGGCAACAGCCTCGGAACCACAGCAAAAGTTCCGGTCAATGGCGTCTTGAGTGTCGTCGATATTGACATGGCAAACCTTGGCGCATTTATCAGAGGCGATTTTGATGGACTGTTTCCGGCAAACGGCGGGCTGCCGGGCGGCAGTCTTTCAAGCGATGACATTTCCGACAATAGCGGCGCAGGCACTATCGTTTATGTTTCCGACCGCCGGGGTGATGCAGATAATGATGGCGAATTCGATATGGAAGACATTTATGGACGCAATGACGGCGTGATACAACCGGGTGAAGATGTCAATCGCAATGGCGCACTGGATGTCGATTACACCTGGGAAGCGGCGCGTTATGATGTCGGCATTGAAACCG contains these protein-coding regions:
- a CDS encoding PilW family protein; this encodes MMQHPLPIRKIFHQCHRGTNKLQTGFSVIELLVGLVIFAIVLGAVFGLLEVGRSGRLNTNMRAEALQNARIALNTVGRDIINSGVGYPNVGALVPDNEVATLFGGTADADTTLDFVTPIYARDNTGSVNGTATDQITIAFIDDAFNNSISIPINGIASDGSQLTIQTSGGYSNAPCQVGDIYLIGGQTSAAALGMLTGKAGTDRLNFQSGAADPLNLNQPGAGSAIKQIALPGSLQRITLAKYYVVDEDGTGSNTGTLMRDVYGGATGWTAQPLAFGVENFQVQYIMKDGTVADAPASDQMVNIRQVRVSITVRSPDIDPKTNQPFRTSLTATYSARNLDYEKF
- a CDS encoding prepilin-type N-terminal cleavage/methylation domain-containing protein, which produces MTPDVYLAAKGRPLGERGFSMIELMVVVSIIIILTTAAVIGFRGNKRAYAAEDEAQKILSFFREAHQRALAQRQAQRITIDRANNLIRLADMGMLPGGDEVIINRGVLNAEVTLERPTVGGNPLTLPNAPYNYPSANFDINGTLDIYFLADGSVTNTAGYASSSPAPISFTLFFSPTPGTAPSPEQPTGNLIRAVTLFGPTASAKVWRFDTNRFIWEVN
- a CDS encoding DUF969 family protein, translated to MPEWFKLIGIVMVILGFAFKLRTTIVVMVAALVTGLIAGLPLFSSAGFFQSLPYFTKPGQEGIINMLGRAFSDSRLMTLFIITLPAIGLAERYGLQEQSANWIRKIKTATVGRLAITYQLFRILHGLMGLRLNGHASFVRPLIFPMSVGAAEAKSGEEVAEDKIETIKAANAASENYGNFYGQNLSFVQAGILLVYGVMKGLGYELSLWRMILFTTPIVIFSVILAVIQFRWLDRRLKE